One stretch of Gloeomargarita sp. SKYB120 DNA includes these proteins:
- a CDS encoding FAD-binding oxidoreductase, with translation MQPATAAELAAFVRQTGTQPLQIQGQNSKAHWGGAGQGLVVCTAALNRVVNYAVADLVATVEAGMKWADLQALLVEQNQWWPVQPLYPDQATVGGIIATADAGPGRQRYGGVRDLLLGVQWVRPDGVLVKAGGQVVKNVAGYDLMKLLTGSWGTLGIITQASLRLYPLPPETRCFLVQGEAVAALRQRILDAPVQPTAVDVLSAALVEQLGYPARLSLWVEVRGTTTAVAEQIARLQAVWGDATATEMDPETGMHISRLLSLPASSSHLLLKVGVLPTQTVALAEYIQQLLPQAWVQIHSGVGLGRVVCTPAPANVPELVDKLRAFVRPYGYVSVLAGPPVPERWDVRPESLTLMRRVKQALDPDHRLNPGRWLWEYDKSE, from the coding sequence ATGCAACCGGCGACAGCGGCAGAATTAGCGGCATTTGTGCGGCAGACCGGAACGCAACCGTTGCAAATCCAGGGACAAAACAGCAAGGCCCATTGGGGTGGAGCAGGACAGGGATTGGTCGTTTGTACAGCCGCCTTAAATCGGGTGGTCAACTATGCAGTGGCGGATTTGGTGGCAACGGTCGAAGCGGGGATGAAATGGGCCGATTTGCAGGCGCTGCTGGTTGAGCAAAACCAGTGGTGGCCGGTGCAGCCCCTGTATCCCGACCAAGCCACGGTGGGGGGCATCATTGCTACGGCGGATGCGGGACCAGGACGCCAGCGCTATGGGGGTGTGCGGGATTTACTCCTGGGAGTGCAATGGGTGCGGCCTGATGGGGTGTTGGTCAAAGCGGGCGGCCAGGTGGTGAAAAACGTGGCGGGCTACGACCTGATGAAATTGCTGACGGGTTCCTGGGGGACGTTGGGGATCATTACCCAAGCCAGCTTACGGTTGTACCCATTGCCGCCGGAGACGCGCTGTTTTCTAGTGCAGGGAGAAGCAGTAGCGGCGTTACGCCAGCGCATCCTGGATGCCCCTGTCCAACCAACGGCGGTGGATGTTTTGTCAGCAGCGCTGGTGGAACAGTTGGGCTATCCGGCGCGGTTGAGTTTGTGGGTTGAGGTGCGGGGAACAACAACCGCAGTGGCGGAACAAATCGCCCGCTTGCAAGCGGTGTGGGGGGATGCCACAGCAACGGAAATGGACCCGGAAACAGGGATGCACATCAGCCGCCTGCTGAGCCTGCCAGCGAGTTCATCGCACCTGTTGCTCAAAGTCGGGGTGCTACCCACACAAACGGTTGCCCTGGCGGAATATATCCAGCAGTTGCTTCCCCAGGCCTGGGTGCAAATCCATAGCGGGGTGGGCCTTGGCCGGGTGGTGTGTACGCCAGCGCCAGCGAATGTGCCCGAGTTGGTCGATAAGCTGCGGGCGTTTGTGCGTCCTTATGGCTATGTCAGTGTGCTGGCTGGACCGCCGGTGCCAGAGCGCTGGGATGTACGGCCAGAGAGTTTGACCCTGATGCGACGGGTAAAGCAGGCACTCGACCCTGACCATCGGCTCAATCCGGGGCGCTGGTTGTGGGAGTATGATAAGAGCGAGTGA
- a CDS encoding DUF2811 domain-containing protein has product MGSRVVVQAEIPVELHESLQGYLATHPDWDIHRVCSAALSLFLLQNADTDRRVARVYLDALFRVPR; this is encoded by the coding sequence ATGGGTAGTCGGGTGGTGGTCCAGGCAGAGATTCCGGTGGAGTTGCACGAGAGTTTGCAGGGGTATTTAGCGACGCATCCTGACTGGGATATTCATCGCGTCTGCAGCGCGGCATTGTCTTTGTTTTTGTTGCAGAATGCGGACACGGACCGGCGGGTGGCGCGGGTGTATCTGGATGCGCTATTTCGTGTGCCGCGCTAG
- a CDS encoding 2TM domain-containing protein: MPPRWPRRPDPKDPAYRRLADRMNLAVHVALFAAVNSGLWFVHELTGAWPRLPWVTGLWGLGLLSHAWYVLRVARYEV, from the coding sequence ATGCCCCCTCGCTGGCCGCGCCGTCCTGACCCGAAAGATCCCGCCTATCGCCGTTTAGCCGACCGGATGAATCTCGCAGTGCACGTTGCCCTGTTTGCCGCTGTCAATTCTGGACTGTGGTTTGTCCATGAACTGACAGGCGCTTGGCCGCGCTTGCCTTGGGTGACAGGACTATGGGGACTGGGATTGCTCAGTCACGCCTGGTATGTGCTCCGCGTCGCCCGCTACGAGGTTTAA
- the rpsF gene encoding 30S ribosomal protein S6 has protein sequence MPVSRKPYYETMYILRPDLGDEQTQQAIEKYKNILSELGGEEIQILNRGRRRLAYPIRKFSDGIYVQVNYYGRNDTVAAFERAMRLSEDVIRFLTIAQRPPQKKEAATAATAE, from the coding sequence ATGCCGGTCAGCCGTAAACCCTACTACGAGACGATGTACATCCTGCGCCCAGATTTGGGGGATGAACAGACGCAGCAGGCGATTGAGAAGTACAAAAATATCCTGAGCGAACTGGGCGGCGAAGAGATTCAAATTCTCAACCGGGGGCGGCGGCGGTTGGCTTACCCGATTCGCAAGTTTTCCGACGGCATTTACGTGCAGGTGAACTACTACGGTCGCAACGATACAGTAGCGGCCTTTGAACGGGCGATGCGCCTGAGTGAGGATGTCATCCGGTTTCTCACCATCGCGCAACGGCCGCCTCAGAAGAAGGAAGCCGCAACTGCGGCAACAGCTGAGTGA
- a CDS encoding fumarylacetoacetate hydrolase family protein, producing MLGWVRVQVGERVVYGQRDDQGYVQVWRGAPWHQGQATDEWLSPDTYRLLAPTVPSKVIAVGRNYRDHAAEMQAPVPQEPVIFLKPPTAVIGPEDDICYPPMSQRVDYEGELALVIGQRARGLTLEQAESAIWGYTIANDVTARDLQKQDGQWTRSKGFDTFCPLGPQIVQELPDGAWLETRLNGEKRQAASLQDMVFKPAFLVSFISHVMTLLPGDVILTGTPAGIGPMQPGDEVSITITGIGTLTNRVVLASG from the coding sequence ATGCTGGGATGGGTGCGGGTGCAGGTGGGTGAGCGGGTAGTCTATGGTCAGCGGGATGACCAGGGCTATGTGCAGGTGTGGCGGGGTGCGCCGTGGCATCAGGGTCAAGCGACGGACGAATGGTTGAGTCCCGACACTTACCGGCTATTGGCACCAACAGTGCCCAGCAAGGTCATTGCGGTTGGTCGGAATTACCGAGACCACGCTGCGGAGATGCAGGCTCCCGTACCGCAGGAACCCGTGATTTTCCTTAAACCGCCCACTGCTGTTATAGGGCCAGAGGACGACATCTGCTACCCCCCCATGAGCCAGCGGGTGGATTACGAAGGGGAACTGGCTTTGGTGATCGGGCAACGGGCCCGTGGTTTAACCCTAGAGCAAGCAGAGAGCGCCATTTGGGGATACACCATTGCCAATGACGTAACGGCGCGGGATTTGCAGAAACAGGACGGGCAATGGACGCGCAGTAAAGGCTTTGATACGTTTTGTCCGCTTGGCCCCCAGATTGTGCAGGAATTGCCAGACGGGGCTTGGTTAGAAACCCGTCTCAACGGGGAAAAACGCCAAGCTGCTTCGCTGCAGGATATGGTGTTCAAACCGGCATTTTTGGTGAGTTTTATTAGTCACGTTATGACGCTTCTACCCGGCGATGTGATTTTAACCGGTACACCGGCGGGAATTGGGCCGATGCAACCCGGTGATGAAGTGAGTATTACAATTACAGGAATCGGGACATTGACGAATCGGGTGGTACTCGCATCGGGGTAG
- a CDS encoding deoxyribodipyrimidine photo-lyase: MRPINLVWFRRDLRLRDNEIVWRGSQGIMLPFFIIDPWFYQQPEISAHRVQFLLESLADLDQQLQKRGSQLYVFHGHSFYIIQQLTRELLAQNYVPHLFFSRDIQVTYGLERDQAVTQFYRENNLRVTECTNFFLDPNGRGDDWLEKYYDYQNQPLYPTPERLETPPLTFKTPQITLADVPQTFNLNCAPNPWFKGGESQAQATLTSFLEYRFQGYHWKLSRPWLAQQGSTSHLSPHLTFGTISSRQVYQAVQQKRCAYPDHHRAVLSLRAFRDRLRWRDSASQRLYDNPHLVHQNLYPEFDDYYTDEPLPPEKRELFWRWQQGLTGFPLVDASMRQLRHMGWMNFRMRAMCATFLTINCGISWHHGARHYMQFLIDGDLAIDHWQWQSQAGITNPLSPSFRIYNPERNARERDENWQFIHYWVPELRAIRPEDWGKVTVANYPPPMLDWSETRQQNGLIIQQIRERIRQRLHSEGGLELQRAQWTQEAIKRYHRRWKKYYEQAAGVQQLSLDLGDELK, from the coding sequence ATGCGGCCGATCAACTTGGTCTGGTTTCGTCGAGATTTGCGCTTGCGGGATAACGAGATTGTCTGGCGGGGAAGCCAAGGTATCATGCTCCCCTTTTTCATCATTGATCCCTGGTTTTACCAGCAACCAGAAATCAGTGCCCACCGCGTACAATTTTTGTTGGAATCTCTCGCTGATTTAGATCAACAACTCCAGAAACGGGGTAGTCAATTGTATGTTTTTCATGGTCATAGTTTTTATATTATTCAGCAACTAACTCGGGAACTACTTGCCCAGAATTATGTGCCCCATCTATTCTTCAGCCGTGATATTCAAGTGACCTATGGTTTAGAGCGGGATCAAGCCGTCACCCAATTCTATCGGGAAAATAATTTACGGGTTACCGAATGCACCAACTTTTTCCTGGACCCCAACGGTCGTGGGGATGATTGGTTGGAGAAATACTATGACTATCAAAATCAACCATTGTATCCAACCCCTGAACGTTTAGAAACGCCGCCGCTTACCTTCAAAACACCCCAAATCACTTTAGCAGACGTTCCCCAAACCTTTAACTTAAACTGCGCTCCAAACCCCTGGTTCAAAGGGGGAGAATCTCAGGCGCAAGCCACGCTGACATCCTTTTTAGAGTATCGTTTCCAGGGTTATCATTGGAAACTTTCTCGTCCTTGGTTAGCCCAGCAGGGGAGTACATCTCATCTCTCGCCCCATCTAACCTTTGGCACCATTAGTAGCCGACAAGTCTATCAAGCAGTGCAGCAAAAACGTTGTGCCTATCCAGATCATCACCGAGCGGTTTTATCTCTGAGAGCGTTTCGGGACCGATTACGCTGGCGCGATTCAGCAAGTCAACGTTTATACGATAATCCCCACTTGGTGCATCAAAATCTCTACCCTGAATTTGATGATTACTACACTGACGAACCCCTACCGCCGGAAAAGCGGGAATTATTCTGGCGCTGGCAACAGGGGTTGACCGGCTTCCCTTTGGTAGATGCCAGTATGCGGCAGTTGCGGCACATGGGGTGGATGAATTTCCGAATGCGAGCCATGTGTGCCACATTTCTAACCATCAATTGTGGAATTTCTTGGCACCATGGAGCGCGGCACTATATGCAGTTTTTGATTGATGGGGACTTGGCGATTGACCACTGGCAATGGCAAAGTCAAGCAGGAATTACCAATCCTCTATCGCCCAGTTTTCGCATCTATAACCCTGAGCGCAATGCCCGTGAACGGGATGAAAACTGGCAATTTATTCACTACTGGGTGCCGGAGTTACGTGCCATTCGACCAGAAGATTGGGGCAAGGTGACGGTTGCTAACTACCCCCCGCCCATGTTGGATTGGTCTGAAACTCGACAACAAAATGGGCTGATTATTCAACAAATCCGTGAGCGCATCCGTCAGCGACTTCACTCCGAAGGTGGCCTAGAGTTACAACGGGCGCAGTGGACTCAAGAGGCTATCAAACGCTATCACCGGCGCTGGAAAAAGTACTATGAACAGGCCGCTGGTGTGCAGCAACTGTCGTTAGATTTGGGCGATGAGCTAAAGTAG
- the murQ gene encoding N-acetylmuramic acid 6-phosphate etherase: MKERGHLLTEQCYPGSANLDQCSLEEILRIINQADQQVPLVVGQAIPAITRAAEIIWQQLAQGHRLFYLGAGTSGRLGVLDAAECPPTFSTDPEMVQGIIAGGEKALQQAIEGAEDDSEQAICDLQQRGFQKGDVLCGIAAGSTTPYVLAGLKYAHDLGSPTIFITCNPEGAQLVTVDQVIVLPVGPEVLTGSTRMKAGTATKLVLNMLSTAVMVKLGKVYGNLMVDLRATNQKLWDRGTRFVQYLTGLEREAAYQLLVQAQGQVKTAVVMHHRGVSFEQAQQLLTAAQGYLRRVIGDVAIDGGTTTK; the protein is encoded by the coding sequence ATGAAAGAGCGGGGGCACTTGTTGACCGAGCAGTGCTATCCAGGGAGCGCTAACCTGGACCAATGTTCTTTGGAAGAAATCCTACGTATCATTAACCAGGCGGACCAGCAGGTGCCTTTGGTGGTGGGGCAAGCCATTCCGGCAATCACCCGTGCCGCAGAAATCATCTGGCAACAGTTAGCCCAGGGACATCGCTTGTTTTACCTGGGAGCCGGCACCAGCGGGCGTTTAGGCGTCTTAGATGCAGCAGAATGCCCCCCCACGTTTTCGACAGACCCGGAAATGGTGCAGGGGATTATTGCTGGCGGCGAAAAGGCTTTACAACAGGCCATAGAAGGCGCAGAAGACGACAGCGAACAGGCTATTTGCGATTTGCAACAGCGGGGATTTCAAAAAGGAGATGTACTGTGTGGAATTGCTGCAGGTTCAACCACGCCTTATGTGCTAGCTGGATTAAAATATGCCCATGATTTAGGTAGTCCCACCATCTTTATTACTTGTAACCCAGAAGGAGCACAACTTGTCACAGTCGATCAGGTCATTGTTTTGCCGGTAGGGCCGGAAGTGCTCACAGGTTCGACGCGCATGAAAGCAGGAACAGCGACTAAATTGGTGCTCAATATGCTAAGTACAGCAGTGATGGTGAAACTAGGCAAAGTCTATGGAAATTTAATGGTGGATTTGCGGGCAACCAATCAAAAGTTATGGGACAGGGGAACTCGCTTTGTCCAGTATTTAACGGGATTGGAACGCGAAGCAGCCTATCAACTGCTGGTGCAAGCTCAAGGCCAGGTGAAAACAGCAGTGGTGATGCACCATCGGGGTGTGAGTTTTGAGCAAGCACAACAATTACTGACGGCAGCGCAAGGGTATTTACGGCGGGTGATTGGGGATGTGGCGATTGACGGAGGTACAACGACTAAATAA
- a CDS encoding anhydro-N-acetylmuramic acid kinase, whose translation MWRLTEVQRLNKRIVAGLMSGTSMDGIDVCLCEIQTHPWQCRWLAGRTIPYPESLRFSLLQSPVTLAQIAQWHRQIGEAFADALAQVLMDFPTELHLIGSHGQTVYHAHQRMTLQLGEAAFLAARFGCPVVSDFRIHDVAVGGCGAPLVPYVDARLFAQVKHPLLALNLGGIANFTLVVDGQAITAFDCGPANMVLDELAALFTRGKVRVDWNGDWARQGQVRSEWLDYLMGHPFITQPPPKSAGREQFGPVFVQELINHTNPGSPQSWYDLFATVTHFTAAVVFYHYQTWIRPHHEIGELVVSGGGVHNPVLMQELKQLFAPIPVYSSARYGIDPDSKEALAFAILASERIDGRSTNIPAVTGAKRPVLLGKITEL comes from the coding sequence ATGTGGCGATTGACGGAGGTACAACGACTAAATAAACGCATCGTAGCCGGTTTAATGTCAGGGACTTCGATGGATGGGATTGATGTGTGTTTGTGCGAGATTCAAACGCATCCCTGGCAATGTCGCTGGCTAGCTGGGCGCACGATTCCTTACCCCGAGTCCCTGCGTTTTTCCCTACTCCAATCCCCCGTGACGCTCGCCCAAATTGCCCAATGGCACCGCCAGATTGGGGAAGCTTTTGCTGACGCCTTAGCACAAGTGTTGATGGATTTTCCCACCGAATTGCATTTAATTGGCAGTCATGGTCAAACGGTTTATCACGCGCATCAACGAATGACTTTACAACTGGGAGAAGCAGCATTTTTAGCGGCACGATTTGGCTGTCCTGTGGTGTCGGATTTTCGCATCCATGATGTGGCAGTAGGTGGGTGCGGCGCGCCGCTAGTTCCCTATGTGGACGCTCGTTTATTTGCTCAAGTCAAACATCCGTTATTGGCCTTAAATTTGGGGGGAATTGCCAATTTCACACTAGTGGTAGATGGTCAAGCTATTACAGCGTTTGATTGCGGTCCGGCCAATATGGTGCTGGATGAATTGGCGGCCCTGTTTACGCGGGGAAAGGTTCGAGTGGATTGGAATGGCGATTGGGCGCGGCAAGGTCAAGTGCGCTCAGAATGGTTGGATTATCTCATGGGGCATCCATTTATTACGCAACCGCCACCCAAATCGGCTGGCAGGGAACAATTTGGGCCAGTTTTTGTGCAGGAGTTGATAAACCATACGAATCCTGGTTCACCCCAATCTTGGTACGACCTATTTGCGACGGTCACTCACTTTACAGCGGCTGTGGTTTTCTATCACTATCAGACTTGGATTCGACCGCATCACGAAATTGGTGAATTAGTAGTTAGTGGCGGCGGTGTTCATAACCCTGTTCTGATGCAGGAGTTAAAACAACTATTTGCGCCCATTCCAGTTTACAGCAGCGCTCGTTACGGGATTGACCCAGATAGTAAAGAAGCCCTGGCGTTTGCTATCTTGGCTTCCGAACGGATTGATGGTCGCTCGACGAATATCCCCGCCGTGACTGGTGCAAAACGCCCTGTCTTACTCGGCAAAATTACAGAACTATAA
- a CDS encoding pseudouridine synthase — translation MKYRYLLFNKPYRVLCQFQDDQGRVTLKDFIPVPDVYPAGRLDYDSEGLLLLTNDGRLQHRLTDPRYGHPRTYWVQVEGIPTPDALEQLRQGVVIQGYRTRPAEVALLPDEPKLPPRCPPIRFRRSIPTAWLQMTLREGRNRQVRRMTAAVGHPTLRLVRVAIGPLTLGDLAPGGWRMLTPLEVTSLRSCLSPQLSPGVIHLR, via the coding sequence ATGAAGTATCGGTATTTGTTATTCAACAAACCCTATCGGGTACTGTGCCAGTTTCAGGACGACCAGGGGCGGGTTACGCTCAAGGATTTTATCCCCGTCCCTGATGTCTATCCGGCGGGGCGGCTGGATTACGACAGCGAGGGGTTGTTGTTACTCACGAATGATGGTCGTTTACAGCATCGGCTCACAGACCCCCGCTACGGTCACCCGCGCACCTACTGGGTGCAAGTTGAAGGCATCCCGACGCCTGATGCCCTAGAACAACTGCGCCAAGGGGTGGTCATCCAGGGCTACCGTACGCGTCCGGCGGAAGTGGCGCTGCTCCCAGACGAACCCAAACTTCCACCGCGCTGTCCGCCGATTCGCTTTCGGCGTTCTATTCCCACCGCGTGGCTGCAGATGACTTTGCGCGAGGGACGCAATCGCCAGGTGCGGCGGATGACGGCGGCGGTGGGGCATCCCACCTTGCGCTTGGTGCGGGTGGCCATTGGGCCGTTAACCCTGGGCGACTTGGCTCCGGGTGGCTGGCGGATGCTCACGCCTCTGGAAGTCACCTCTCTGCGCTCATGCCTGTCGCCGCAGTTGTCGCCAGGTGTAATACATCTCCGGTAG